The window ACAAAAGTTAGTTACAAAAGCAAGAAATGGCCTCAGGATAGATATAAGACCAGAGACAAACCCAAGAAGGGAGAAGTTGAGAACACAAAAACCAAAATTCAATGGACTGATGAACAGAAACAAATCATATCTGCCATTTCTGAGGGAAAGTCTGTGTTCATTACCGGTTCGGCGGGCACTGGAAAAACAATTTTGGTTCAGCATGTTATCAAATTGTTAAAAAGGCAGCATAGAGCCTCTAAGGTTTTTGTCACAGCGCCTACTGGTGTTGCGGCTTGTGCAATTGGGGGGCAGACTCTTCATTGTTTCGCGGGGATTGGGTATCCCATGGCTGATAGGGAGACTTTGCTGCATAGGATTGTCCTAAATAACAAGGCTTACAACAGGTGGTTGAAAGTTAAGGCATTGGTTATCGATGAGATTAGCATGGTGGATACTGAGTTTTTCGAGAGTCTTGAATACATTGCCAGAAATATACGACAAGTCAATAAAAGTTGGGGTGGGATTCAGATTGTTGTGGGTGGGGATTTCTTTCAGTTACCTCCCATTAAACCCCAGCAGAATTCAGGGGGAAGAGAATTTGCTTTTGAAGCCGATTGTTGGAATTCTAGCTTTGACCTGCAGGTAAGTCTTACCAAAGTGTTTCGCCAATCAGATCCTCGGCTTATCAAGTTACTTAATGGGATAAGAAGAGGAGAGAGTGACCCTGAAGACTTGATGTTTCTTGAACAATCTTGCTCAGAGGCTGAACCAGATCCTTCTGTGGTACAACTCTATCCAAGGATTGAAGATGTGAATAGAGTGAATGCAAGTAGATTGGTAAGCTTGGGCAATGAATTTGTTATCTATACAGCTATTGATAGTGGTGAGGAGTCTAGGAAATCACAGCTTGAACAGGGAATAGCCCCCAAGGAAGTTACATTGTGCAAAGATGCGAGGGTGATGCTGGTCAAGAATT of the Fragaria vesca subsp. vesca linkage group LG6, FraVesHawaii_1.0, whole genome shotgun sequence genome contains:
- the LOC101298246 gene encoding DNA repair and recombination protein pif1, mitochondrial-like, with the translated sequence MILGKKLLALVWSAHRNFSTKVSYKSKKWPQDRYKTRDKPKKGEVENTKTKIQWTDEQKQIISAISEGKSVFITGSAGTGKTILVQHVIKLLKRQHRASKVFVTAPTGVAACAIGGQTLHCFAGIGYPMADRETLLHRIVLNNKAYNRWLKVKALVIDEISMVDTEFFESLEYIARNIRQVNKSWGGIQIVVGGDFFQLPPIKPQQNSGGREFAFEADCWNSSFDLQVSLTKVFRQSDPRLIKLLNGIRRGESDPEDLMFLEQSCSEAEPDPSVVQLYPRIEDVNRVNASRLVSLGNEFVIYTAIDSGEESRKSQLEQGIAPKEVTLCKDARVMLVKNLNTWRGLVNGATGTVQGFYVPKNKDIAGVCHALPIVKFDSGPEMLIEPETWAVTEGDKVVAERKQVPLILAWASSIHKCQGMTLDCLHTDLSKAFENGMVYVALSRVRSLEGLYLSGFNRWKIMVHPKVLLFYKSFSGEVAQEENDDNDSQGQDSMSRIGNGSQEDDGSKYMLVHIK